In a single window of the Pontibacter russatus genome:
- the serS gene encoding serine--tRNA ligase produces MLQLTVLREQTAQVVEGLNKKNYKNAAEEVNALLALDQQRRQVQGQHDELQSRANAISKEIGVLMKNGERAQAEAYKSETSELKQKTKQLAEQLAAVEEQIQQALYKLPNLPHESVPVGRTPEDNEVVLQHGEIPKLFEGALPHWELIQKYDIIDFELGNKITGAGFPVYKRQGARLQRALINFFLDEAIAAGYMEVQPPILVNEASGFGTGQLPDKEGQMYHATEDNLYLIPTAEVPITNIYRDMILPVEQLPVKNAGHTPCFRREAGSWGADVRGLNRLHQFDKVEIVQITLPEKSYEALEEMSRHIQGLLQKLELPYRVLRLCGGDMGFTAALTFDMEVYSTAQGRWLEVSSASNFETYQANRLKLRYKTESGKTQLLHTLNGSALALPRIVAALLENNQTPDGIRMPKVLHPYLGFEKIG; encoded by the coding sequence ATGTTACAGTTAACAGTTTTAAGAGAACAGACGGCCCAGGTGGTAGAAGGTCTGAACAAGAAAAACTACAAAAACGCGGCTGAGGAGGTAAACGCCCTTCTGGCGCTGGACCAGCAGCGCCGCCAGGTGCAGGGCCAGCACGACGAACTGCAGAGCCGCGCCAACGCCATCTCCAAAGAAATCGGGGTGCTGATGAAGAACGGGGAGCGCGCGCAGGCCGAAGCCTATAAATCAGAAACGTCCGAACTGAAGCAGAAGACAAAACAACTTGCCGAGCAACTGGCGGCGGTGGAGGAGCAGATACAGCAGGCTTTGTACAAACTGCCAAACCTGCCGCACGAGAGCGTGCCTGTGGGTAGAACACCGGAAGACAACGAAGTAGTTCTGCAGCACGGCGAAATTCCGAAATTATTTGAAGGCGCGCTGCCGCACTGGGAGCTGATCCAGAAGTACGACATCATCGATTTTGAGCTGGGCAACAAGATAACGGGCGCGGGCTTCCCGGTATATAAGAGGCAGGGGGCGCGGCTGCAGCGGGCGCTCATCAACTTTTTCCTCGACGAGGCCATCGCCGCAGGCTATATGGAGGTGCAGCCGCCGATTCTGGTGAACGAGGCCTCCGGCTTCGGCACCGGCCAGCTGCCCGACAAGGAAGGCCAGATGTACCACGCCACCGAAGACAACCTGTACCTGATCCCGACGGCCGAGGTGCCGATTACCAATATATACCGGGATATGATTCTGCCCGTGGAGCAACTGCCCGTGAAGAACGCCGGCCACACCCCCTGCTTCCGCCGTGAGGCGGGCTCGTGGGGAGCTGATGTGCGCGGCCTGAACCGCCTGCACCAGTTCGACAAGGTGGAGATTGTGCAGATTACGCTGCCCGAGAAATCGTATGAGGCGCTGGAGGAGATGAGCCGGCACATACAGGGCCTGTTACAAAAACTAGAGCTGCCCTACCGCGTGCTGCGCCTGTGCGGCGGCGACATGGGCTTCACCGCTGCCCTCACTTTTGATATGGAAGTGTACTCCACGGCCCAGGGCCGCTGGCTGGAGGTAAGCTCTGCCTCCAATTTCGAGACGTACCAGGCCAACCGCCTGAAGCTGCGCTACAAAACAGAGTCCGGCAAAACGCAGCTGCTGCACACGCTGAACGGCAGCGCCCTGGCCCTGCCGCGCATCGTCGCCGCCCTGCTGGAGAACAACCAAACCCCTGACGGCATCCGCATGCCGAAGGTGCTGCACCCGTATCTTGGCTTTGAGAAGATTGGCTGA
- the rho gene encoding transcription termination factor Rho translates to MYNIDELKDRLLSELKEIAEDLGVKNFRKLSKQDLIYKILDTQAVTPSEQLPKKYKSAVGAAAVGNAEASESDIAVAEVSEVALAEAPTRAKRERRPAPEPVAARTESNAATVVAAPAPVKDHGLQNNRERVRPETQTREGRDDNRSNANRSDSRGNDAPKENRADRENRSDNRGNDNRGNDNRGNDNRGNDARDTRSERDNRNDNRGNDSRGNDTRNDRNDTNPRRNNQQQAQNTTNFKEFDGIILNEGVLELMQDGYGFLRSTHYNYLASPDDIYVSPSQIKLFGLKTGDTVKGQIRPPKEGEKYFALLKVETVNGRTTEEIRDRIPFQHLTPLFPEERLKLTTRPSQLSTRILDLFAPIGKGQRGMIVAQPKTGKTVLLKEIANAISENHPEVYLMILLIDERPEEVTDMARSVKAEVIASTFDETAERHVKVSSIVLDKAKRMVECGHDVVILLDSITRLARAYNTVVPSSGKILSGGVDANALHKPKRFFGAARNVENGGSLTIIATALIDTGSKMDEVIFEEFKGTGNMELQLDRKLANRRTYPAIDVPASGTRREDLLMDKDELNRIWILRKFMSDMNSIEAMEFLKDRMVGTKSNEEFLISMNG, encoded by the coding sequence ATGTACAATATTGATGAATTGAAAGATAGACTTCTTTCAGAACTCAAGGAAATTGCTGAAGACCTGGGCGTAAAAAACTTCAGGAAACTCAGCAAGCAGGACCTTATCTACAAAATCCTCGACACGCAAGCCGTAACGCCTTCTGAGCAACTACCAAAAAAATACAAGTCTGCTGTTGGTGCCGCTGCTGTAGGGAATGCTGAAGCATCTGAAAGTGACATTGCTGTAGCAGAAGTAAGCGAAGTGGCCCTGGCAGAGGCACCCACTCGCGCTAAAAGAGAAAGGCGCCCCGCCCCCGAGCCTGTAGCCGCCCGCACCGAAAGCAACGCCGCCACCGTAGTTGCCGCACCAGCCCCTGTCAAAGACCATGGCTTGCAGAACAACCGGGAGCGCGTGCGCCCCGAAACGCAAACCCGCGAGGGAAGAGACGATAACAGGAGCAACGCCAACCGCAGCGACAGCAGAGGAAACGATGCTCCAAAAGAAAACCGTGCCGATAGAGAGAACCGTAGCGACAACCGCGGAAACGACAACCGCGGAAACGACAACCGCGGAAATGACAACCGGGGCAACGACGCCCGCGACACGCGCAGCGAGCGCGACAACCGAAACGATAACCGCGGCAACGACAGCAGGGGCAATGATACCCGAAACGACCGCAACGATACAAACCCGCGCCGCAACAACCAGCAGCAGGCGCAGAATACCACCAATTTCAAGGAGTTTGACGGTATTATCCTGAACGAAGGCGTGCTGGAACTGATGCAGGATGGGTATGGCTTCCTGCGTTCCACGCACTACAACTACCTGGCCAGCCCGGACGACATTTATGTGTCGCCTTCGCAGATAAAGCTTTTCGGCCTGAAGACAGGCGACACGGTGAAAGGCCAGATACGCCCGCCGAAGGAAGGCGAGAAATACTTCGCCCTGCTGAAAGTGGAGACCGTGAACGGCCGCACCACCGAAGAGATCCGCGACCGCATTCCGTTCCAGCATCTCACGCCGCTGTTCCCAGAGGAGCGCCTGAAACTGACCACAAGGCCAAGCCAGCTTTCCACCCGCATTCTCGACCTGTTCGCTCCGATTGGAAAGGGCCAGCGCGGCATGATTGTGGCGCAGCCAAAGACAGGTAAAACCGTGCTGCTGAAAGAGATCGCCAATGCCATCTCCGAAAACCACCCGGAGGTGTACCTGATGATCCTGCTGATAGACGAGCGCCCGGAAGAAGTAACCGATATGGCCCGCAGCGTAAAAGCCGAGGTGATCGCCTCTACCTTCGACGAAACAGCCGAGCGCCACGTGAAAGTGTCGAGCATTGTGCTGGACAAGGCAAAGCGCATGGTGGAGTGCGGCCACGACGTGGTGATTCTGCTGGACTCCATTACCCGCCTGGCGCGCGCTTACAACACCGTGGTTCCGTCGTCCGGTAAAATCCTGTCGGGTGGTGTGGACGCCAACGCGCTGCACAAGCCGAAGCGCTTCTTCGGGGCGGCCCGCAACGTGGAGAACGGCGGCTCGCTCACCATCATCGCTACAGCCCTGATAGACACAGGCTCGAAGATGGACGAGGTGATTTTTGAAGAATTCAAAGGTACCGGTAACATGGAGCTTCAGCTGGACCGCAAACTGGCCAACAGACGCACCTACCCGGCTATCGACGTGCCTGCATCCGGCACACGCCGCGAAGACCTGCTGATGGACAAGGACGAGCTGAACCGTATCTGGATCCTGCGCAAGTTTATGTCTGATATGAATTCCATCGAGGCCATGGAGTTCCTGAAAGACAGAATGGTTGGAACCAAGAGCAACGAGGAGTTCCTGATCTCGATGAACGGCTAA
- a CDS encoding class I SAM-dependent methyltransferase translates to MNLRLQLFELEDQRWFPHVIRQGMLDFLRFMISKLSAYEAALPLLQELLERTQQRHITDLCSGAGGGIGVVQRELSQRMGTTIHITLTDLYPNIASYIYLQQTSGGALDYIPEPVDATAVPAHITGVRTIFSSFHHFPPAVAKAILQRAAHDKAAIGVFEGASKSWLEVLLLWTAFPVIIFLVTPFIRPFRLSRLFFTYLVPLIPLGIIWDGTVSLLRIYTPEMLQRMVQDIDSPRYIWRTGKAGTRPGKHVIYLIGYAEE, encoded by the coding sequence TTGAACCTACGCCTCCAGCTTTTCGAGTTAGAAGACCAGCGGTGGTTTCCGCACGTCATCCGCCAAGGGATGCTCGATTTCCTGCGTTTCATGATTTCGAAGCTGAGCGCTTACGAGGCTGCCCTGCCCTTGCTGCAGGAGCTGTTGGAGCGCACGCAGCAGCGCCATATCACCGACCTGTGCTCCGGAGCCGGGGGCGGCATCGGCGTGGTGCAGCGTGAGTTGAGCCAGCGCATGGGCACCACCATCCATATTACCCTCACCGATCTCTACCCAAACATCGCTTCCTATATATACCTGCAGCAAACTTCCGGCGGTGCCCTGGATTATATACCCGAACCTGTGGACGCCACGGCTGTGCCCGCACATATCACCGGCGTGCGCACCATTTTTTCCTCGTTCCACCACTTCCCGCCTGCCGTGGCGAAGGCCATCTTACAGCGCGCGGCCCACGACAAGGCAGCCATCGGTGTATTTGAAGGAGCGAGCAAGAGCTGGCTGGAGGTGCTGCTGCTCTGGACGGCCTTCCCGGTCATCATCTTCCTGGTGACGCCCTTTATCCGGCCGTTCCGTCTCAGCAGGCTTTTTTTCACGTACCTCGTCCCGCTTATTCCGCTGGGCATTATATGGGACGGCACGGTTTCGCTGCTCCGCATCTATACCCCCGAGATGCTGCAGCGCATGGTACAGGACATAGACTCCCCGCGGTATATATGGCGAACCGGCAAAGCTGGCACACGCCCGGGTAAGCACGTGATTTACCTCATCGGGTACGCGGAGGAGTAA
- a CDS encoding TIGR01777 family oxidoreductase, which translates to MSGKILITGGSGLIGMRLSEMLIDQGYEVAHLSRNPDKVSKYKTFRWDVKQGYIDENAITYADYIVHLAGASLSSEKWTEERKKEIIDSRVKSANLLYKCLSDSEHHVKGFVSVSGINVYGDSGDRLISEENTTGDDYLAEVCKAWEASAWQMHDLNLRTVILRLGIVLSTKGGALPQLARPVKLMAGATLGSGKQYMSWIHIDDACRLFIRAIEDPQFHGVYNAVAPHPVTNKAFTQALAEVIKRPLVLPKVPAFALNLVMGEMSEVVLSSLRVSANKVLQTGFTFEYNYLGEALASFYKEEKD; encoded by the coding sequence ATGTCTGGTAAAATTTTAATTACAGGTGGTTCGGGCTTAATTGGCATGCGCCTCTCCGAAATGCTCATCGACCAGGGCTATGAGGTGGCCCACCTGAGCCGCAATCCTGACAAGGTGTCGAAGTACAAAACCTTCAGGTGGGACGTGAAGCAAGGCTATATAGACGAGAACGCCATCACCTACGCCGACTACATCGTGCATCTGGCAGGAGCCAGCCTCTCCTCCGAGAAATGGACAGAGGAGCGCAAGAAGGAGATAATTGACAGCCGCGTGAAAAGCGCTAACCTGCTCTACAAGTGCCTGAGCGATTCGGAGCACCACGTGAAGGGTTTCGTGTCTGTCTCGGGCATCAACGTGTACGGCGACTCCGGCGACCGGCTGATTTCAGAAGAGAACACCACCGGCGACGACTACCTGGCGGAGGTGTGCAAAGCCTGGGAGGCCTCAGCCTGGCAGATGCACGACCTGAACCTGCGCACCGTTATCCTGCGCCTGGGCATCGTGCTCAGCACAAAGGGCGGCGCGCTGCCCCAACTGGCGCGGCCCGTGAAGCTGATGGCGGGCGCCACGCTCGGCTCCGGCAAGCAGTACATGTCGTGGATTCATATAGACGATGCCTGCCGCCTGTTTATCAGGGCCATTGAAGACCCGCAGTTTCATGGAGTATATAATGCCGTGGCGCCGCACCCCGTCACCAACAAGGCGTTTACGCAGGCGCTGGCCGAGGTCATAAAGCGCCCGCTGGTGCTGCCCAAGGTGCCTGCCTTCGCGCTGAACCTGGTGATGGGCGAGATGAGCGAGGTGGTGCTGTCGAGCCTGCGCGTAAGCGCCAACAAGGTGCTGCAAACAGGCTTCACCTTTGAGTACAACTATCTGGGAGAGGCACTGGCGTCTTTCTATAAGGAGGAGAAGGATTGA
- a CDS encoding UbiA family prenyltransferase: MNSYRSALTLMRIPFSVYLMPIFWFALSAVTGYAVWRAVAVFLILHLLAYPASNGYNSYYDRDEGSIGGLKQPPKVTRQLMHLVLLFDVLAVGLGMLLSPLFGALVTLYLLVSKAYSYEGIRLKKHPILSTFVVTFFQGAFTFVMVLVGIGFAPAEVLQLPYIGFALVSTLFLCGSYPLTQIYQHSEDRQRGDRTLSLILGIKGTYLFAAASLLLGTALLLYLYFTTDQVRNIYIFLICTAPVVYFFAGWVLRSQHDPREVNYENTMQMNKISSLSISTAFIIMMVVRAYL, translated from the coding sequence ATGAATAGCTACAGAAGCGCCCTGACGCTGATGCGGATTCCGTTTTCGGTGTACCTGATGCCGATTTTCTGGTTTGCGCTGAGCGCGGTGACCGGTTATGCGGTGTGGCGGGCAGTGGCGGTGTTCCTGATCCTGCACCTGCTGGCGTACCCGGCCAGCAACGGCTACAACTCCTACTACGACCGCGACGAGGGCAGCATCGGCGGTTTGAAGCAACCGCCCAAAGTGACGCGGCAGCTCATGCACCTTGTGTTGCTGTTCGATGTGCTGGCCGTGGGGCTGGGCATGCTGCTGTCGCCGCTGTTCGGGGCTCTGGTGACGCTGTACCTGCTCGTGTCGAAGGCATATAGCTACGAAGGCATTCGGCTGAAAAAACACCCCATCCTCAGCACCTTTGTCGTCACTTTTTTCCAGGGAGCCTTTACTTTTGTGATGGTGCTGGTGGGCATTGGCTTCGCGCCGGCGGAGGTGCTGCAACTGCCCTATATTGGATTTGCCCTCGTCAGCACGCTCTTTCTCTGCGGCTCCTACCCCCTCACCCAGATTTACCAGCACAGCGAGGACCGACAGCGCGGCGACCGCACGCTGAGCCTCATTTTAGGCATCAAAGGCACCTACCTGTTTGCCGCTGCCAGCCTGCTTTTGGGCACAGCCTTGCTGCTTTATCTTTATTTTACAACCGATCAGGTACGGAACATATATATCTTCCTGATTTGCACGGCTCCGGTCGTTTATTTTTTTGCGGGCTGGGTGCTGCGGTCGCAGCATGACCCGCGGGAGGTGAACTACGAAAACACCATGCAGATGAACAAAATCTCCTCGCTCAGCATCAGCACGGCTTTCATTATCATGATGGTGGTGCGCGCCTATTTGTAA
- a CDS encoding putative toxin-antitoxin system toxin component, PIN family yields the protein MQRIILDTNVLVSALIQRSFPYLIINELFIEDKIMLCISDELISEYYEVLNRKKFSKYLDFINAAQTVLATVETKAVKFYPKTKLSIISDQPDNRLLELAEESKANYLITGNSNDFTMGKYKRTKIVTPKEYWENYQPK from the coding sequence ATGCAAAGAATAATTCTTGACACCAATGTTTTAGTATCAGCACTTATCCAACGGAGTTTTCCTTACCTAATCATAAACGAGCTTTTCATTGAAGACAAGATTATGCTTTGTATTTCTGATGAACTCATATCGGAATACTATGAAGTCCTGAATCGTAAAAAATTTTCGAAGTATCTGGATTTTATAAACGCGGCGCAAACTGTTTTAGCTACTGTCGAGACAAAAGCCGTGAAATTTTATCCTAAAACAAAATTATCTATCATAAGCGACCAACCTGATAACAGGCTTTTAGAACTTGCGGAAGAAAGTAAAGCTAATTACCTGATTACAGGTAATTCCAACGATTTTACGATGGGCAAATATAAAAGGACCAAAATTGTAACGCCAAAAGAGTATTGGGAAAACTATCAGCCAAAGTAA
- a CDS encoding penicillin-binding protein 1A: MLQEREVVEKPKKPIHKSIIRFVWKCLFIGVAFVVGYLLSVDNNVFYLFGASPSLDKLENPRSDQASELYTADGQLIGKYFQENRSPVSYDSVSPMLIKALIATEDARFYEHSGIDPAAIASAVYGALQGDARGASTITQQLAKNLYKTRTNESKGVLGHIPVADLVISKTKEWLTAIKLEQRYTKQEILAMYLNTVDFGSNSFGIKVASKTFFGTPPDSLKTEEAAVLVGLLKAPTYYSPRFNPENATRRRNTVLAQLAKYNYISPAKADSLSQLPLVLDYSVENHYDGPATYFRGAVADYLQEWTKQNGYDLYRDGLKIYTTIDSRMQAHAEEAMEEHMRKLQRRFDNHWEGKNPWVDEDNREIPGFIEETIKRTSYYQRLKDKYGKDTAAINKELHTPREMMVFTWDNDSLEKKVTMSPLDSLAYYKHFLHGGMMTMDPFSGHIKAWVGGINFKYFKYDHVKQARRQPGSTFKPFVYVAAIDNGYSPCDKVVDKRVTINYVENGEAKSWSPTNADWEYTGAPMTLRRAMGKSVNSVTAQLTELVGWETVVKYAHRLGITSPLDAVPSIGLGPSDVSVYDMVAAYSTFPNQGFYTEPMFITRIEDRNGNLIHQFVPKQKKVLSEETAFLMMHMLKGGMEEPGGTSQALWEYDLWKKGNEIGGKTGTTSNHSDGWYMGVTKDLVTGIWVGGEDRSIHFRTSQLGEGSKTALPVFGLYMEKIYEDEELGYTMGRFPKPTVDISKEYNCTTVLPKQTLPDSTQLDSVLELLNTGNIL; encoded by the coding sequence ATGCTGCAAGAGCGAGAAGTAGTAGAAAAGCCAAAGAAACCCATCCATAAAAGCATTATTCGGTTTGTCTGGAAGTGCCTGTTTATAGGCGTCGCATTTGTGGTGGGCTACTTGCTAAGCGTGGACAACAACGTGTTTTACCTCTTCGGCGCCTCCCCAAGCCTGGACAAACTGGAGAACCCGCGCTCTGACCAGGCCTCGGAGCTATATACCGCCGACGGGCAGTTGATAGGCAAGTACTTTCAGGAGAACCGCAGCCCCGTAAGCTACGACAGCGTGTCGCCAATGCTGATCAAGGCGCTCATCGCCACAGAAGACGCGCGCTTTTACGAACACTCCGGCATTGACCCGGCCGCCATCGCCTCGGCTGTATATGGCGCGCTGCAGGGCGATGCCCGCGGCGCCAGCACCATCACGCAGCAGCTCGCCAAAAACCTCTACAAAACCCGCACCAACGAATCGAAAGGGGTGCTGGGGCATATACCGGTGGCTGACTTGGTCATCTCCAAAACCAAGGAGTGGCTGACGGCCATCAAGCTGGAGCAGCGCTACACCAAGCAGGAGATTCTGGCGATGTACCTCAACACCGTCGATTTCGGCTCCAACTCCTTCGGTATCAAGGTCGCCTCCAAAACCTTCTTCGGCACCCCGCCTGATAGCCTGAAAACTGAGGAGGCGGCCGTGCTGGTGGGGCTCCTGAAAGCGCCGACCTATTACAGTCCGCGCTTCAACCCTGAAAACGCCACCCGCCGCCGCAACACGGTGCTGGCACAGCTGGCCAAGTACAACTATATATCCCCGGCAAAGGCCGACTCGCTGAGCCAACTGCCGCTGGTGCTGGACTACAGTGTGGAAAACCATTACGATGGCCCTGCCACGTACTTCCGGGGGGCGGTGGCCGACTACCTGCAGGAGTGGACGAAGCAGAACGGCTACGACCTGTACCGCGACGGCCTGAAGATATACACCACCATCGATTCCCGGATGCAGGCGCACGCCGAGGAGGCTATGGAGGAGCACATGCGCAAGCTGCAGCGCCGCTTCGACAACCACTGGGAAGGCAAAAACCCCTGGGTGGATGAGGACAACCGCGAGATTCCCGGTTTCATAGAGGAGACCATCAAGCGCACCTCCTATTACCAGCGGCTGAAGGATAAATACGGCAAGGACACAGCCGCCATCAACAAAGAACTGCACACGCCGCGCGAGATGATGGTGTTTACCTGGGACAACGACTCGCTGGAAAAGAAAGTGACCATGAGCCCCCTGGACTCGCTGGCCTACTACAAGCACTTCCTGCACGGCGGCATGATGACCATGGACCCTTTCTCCGGGCATATAAAGGCCTGGGTGGGCGGCATCAACTTCAAGTATTTTAAGTACGACCACGTGAAACAGGCGCGCCGGCAGCCGGGCTCTACCTTCAAGCCATTTGTGTACGTGGCCGCCATCGACAACGGCTACTCGCCCTGCGACAAAGTGGTGGACAAGCGCGTGACCATCAACTACGTGGAGAACGGGGAAGCCAAAAGCTGGTCGCCCACCAATGCTGACTGGGAGTATACCGGTGCCCCCATGACGCTGCGCCGCGCCATGGGCAAGTCTGTGAACTCCGTAACGGCACAACTCACCGAGCTGGTGGGGTGGGAGACCGTGGTGAAGTATGCGCACCGCCTTGGCATTACGAGTCCGCTGGATGCGGTCCCGTCCATTGGCCTGGGGCCGAGCGATGTGTCTGTATACGACATGGTGGCGGCGTACAGCACCTTCCCAAACCAGGGATTCTACACGGAGCCCATGTTCATTACCCGCATCGAAGACCGTAACGGCAACCTGATACACCAGTTTGTGCCGAAGCAGAAGAAGGTGCTGAGCGAAGAGACCGCTTTCCTGATGATGCACATGCTGAAGGGCGGCATGGAGGAGCCGGGGGGCACCTCCCAGGCCCTGTGGGAGTACGACCTCTGGAAGAAAGGAAACGAGATTGGCGGCAAAACCGGCACCACCTCCAACCACTCCGACGGCTGGTATATGGGCGTGACAAAAGACCTGGTGACGGGTATATGGGTGGGCGGCGAAGACCGCAGCATTCACTTCCGCACCTCACAGTTGGGCGAGGGCTCTAAAACCGCGCTGCCGGTGTTCGGGCTATATATGGAGAAGATATACGAGGACGAGGAACTGGGCTACACCATGGGCCGCTTCCCAAAACCCACTGTCGACATCAGCAAAGAGTATAACTGTACCACCGTGCTGCCCAAGCAAACCCTGCCCGACTCCACGCAGCTGGACTCCGTGCTGGAACTGCTGAATACGGGTAATATTCTGTAG